TGCTGTGCCGCTTTCATTGGATTTCGTTTGACAAATCGATTGTTGAAATGAAGAGTTAAGTGTGTGGAGGTTCGACGAGGGATCTATAGAGAGTTGAGAGATAATCGTGATGTATCCAATTCGCTTTCGTTATTCAGCTAACATATATAATCCATACATTTATATTCAATATGCACGAAAGTTGCCTTTTACATCTATGTAGTTGgatgcgcgtgtgtgtgtgtgtttattattatagttattattcaATTTTCTCCTGCTCTTTCTGCTTTTGCTCTACTCGTAATTCATAATTAATTCGCTTAATTTTGCCCGCCCTTATATTGGTTTcactatttatatataatatattattcatatatttaatttcgcatgatttatttgcaattatatttgatatttttgtttgtttttgtcgctTAAAACTTACTTAAATAGAAAAGTCGCGtacacacacccacatacGCAGAGTGTGTATTTTGCATTAACTTACaggtaagttttcctttttttttttttgtttttcctcgttATTATATTGCCGATTTGTGttcttttcttgttttgttttaatttaatttacccCTCACGAAaaattgtgtgtgtttgaaaacgtttgaaattttcatttgtttttgtgttagttttgtagctgctgctgcggatgatTAATCCTTGTTTCAGTGGTTTGCCGATGATGCTGCACCCCCACCACTCCGCACAGTGTATTCAGTTGAGCCAAACCAAACCCAGTCGCTCCGCCTTCGTCCAGTCATACGCACACCGTTCCGTCCTTACGCACACTTTGTTCCTGCACTTGTGGTCAACTTAATACCTGCGCGACGTGCCATTATCTCAGGCGTAGAACTCGCGGTTATTCGCATTTTTCGCATACGAATTGTTGGCCGGCGATCTCTTTGGCTCGTCCAGCGCATAGGATCCCTCGTCCTTTTTCCTCATGCGGTACACGATGAACATGACCACGAGTATGGCGCAGAGCAGGCCAACGACGGCACCGCCAATGACAGCTGGAAAAGAAAATGATGTTTTAGTAAGCTCTGGATATATGTCATACATGTCGTATGAGTGATATTTCTTGAAGCACCGCATAGTACCAGTCGTACGTGGCGTATGAATGATATTTGATGATAAATCATATCATTTACTCACCAGCCAGAATTCCGGGCTGCGAGAAGAAGCTCGACGTGCGATCGTCCTCGCTCATGATGACCACTTCGTTGCCGTTGGGCCTGTGATCGATGCCCTTTGTGTCGGAGGGCTGGCTATTCACGTTCGTATTGGGGTCCAATTCGTGCACGTTGCTGCCACCTGCACCCGCTGTTCCGGAGAAAGAGAAGGCATTATGGCGATGAGAAAGAGATGCAaagtgacaaaaaaaaaaaaaggtccaTTTATGCCCATGACGTGCAagcaaaatcaaacaaaacagagAGTGAGACAGAGAgttgctgttttgttttgttgtttcgtGTGTTGgatattcaattaaattgattcgagtgtaaatatttgttttagtGAGTGTATACGGTTGTGTAAACAAATGTGTACGTTGTGCGTGTGTTAATGAGCTGTTATGCAGTATTTACAAGGCTTAATGTTAGTCGAGCAGCGTTGACTACATAGGAGTACTTATATCAAATGCTAGTTCTTAAGTAGTTGTATTTCCCAGAAGTGTACACTAACTAACTACCAAACTAATCTCTTAAATAGTAAGGGACAAAAGATGCTAGTTAACTTTAAGAAATTCAATGTATTGCAGCATTCATTTAGTCTAATTTTTAGTAGTTTACAAAAACCATTGAAGACACCGAGTGGCATGGAAGTATTTGCCTAGAACCTACAGGATATTCTGGATGTTAAATTACAACATGGCACATCCTGCCAAAGTGAGCAAACTCTTGACAGCTAATTTTACGGTAATGAGCAGCGCTCTCCAGCAAAGTTTGTTACAATATGAAAAAAGTTTTCCAGCTGCGAGTGCCAAATTCGGTTCGGAAATCTCAACATTTCACTTTGGCTCTAGGACAAGTGCAATTATTTCGCTTCCTTGATATTGACAGGAGCGTACAGAAATGTAATGCCAATTGATTGTCAAAGACTGCGagtttacatttaatttaattggcaTGGCAGCACACCCATTACCCAAACTCTTTCCCTAATCCCTGCATATGTGTGCGTAAGCTCCTTATTTTTGGAGAGCTATTGTTTGATACTCACCCCCTCCCCAAAAAGAGCTCAAGATAAACAAATTGCTTGTTTAGCCCTTGTACTCGCACTTCTTTGCATATCAAACAAACATACCGCTGCTCCCTCCAGGGGCGGCATATTAATTAGGAAATGCCCATGAGGGCTGCTCCTTGAATTGCCCCTAGAATTGATTTTATATGCGCATTGCAAACTCGAGCAAATCAAGGCAATACGTAGGAGTAGGAGGTGCAGGAAGAATCGAGAGTTCTTTGAATTGCTTCGcaactataaatatttgccattttcaaGAGCAAATGGATTTCTCAGCTTCAGTCTTTGAGATTGCTACGCTGTCTTGCCATCACATTGATTGTCTGTCTGCTTTTCTGCAAGACATTCTGTTTGCTTTGAACCAATAAAGGTGCCTGCATCATGTGTGCGTCTGCGTTTGATGgcaaaatgcactttgttgCCAGCGATTTTGTGGGGGGGAGG
The sequence above is drawn from the Drosophila melanogaster chromosome 2R genome and encodes:
- the Sdc gene encoding syndecan, isoform B; this encodes MKPKQKISVEPLLLVAILIGVLVAATHAQDQKSVKPSAAAPSAAASRPHDEIYIDDDSIEGSGGRGGIHEDLEKDPDYSGSGFGPDDEDAEPDQHSHSSHNTRISQSSNSGINTGAGGSNVHELDPNTNVNSQPSDTKGIDHRPNGNEVVIMSEDDRTSSFFSQPGILAAVIGGAVVGLLCAILVVMFIVYRMRKKDEGSYALDEPKRSPANNSYAKNANNREFYA
- the Sdc gene encoding syndecan, isoform G; translation: MSEDDRTSSFFSQPGILAAVIGGAVVGLLCAILVVMFIVYRMRKKDEGSYALDEPKRSPANNSYAKNANNREFYA